The Piliocolobus tephrosceles isolate RC106 chromosome 10, ASM277652v3, whole genome shotgun sequence nucleotide sequence ACTAAATACTGCAAACTCATGTGAGACTGGACTCAATGTAAAGGCAGAATCACCTCACGGTTCTTATCCATATGTGCCAAGAATTATCCATTTAATCCTTGCCCTATTGAAGGCTGACTTAACAGCTTCTTTGCTAAATATTTACACATCAAAGAGAATCATCCTTCAACTATTTACATCTCCTTTGAGGCACAAGAGACAAGAGGTCCACACTAAAACAGCTTTTGACTATCACCTCTCAGTGTCTGTCTAGATGAAACTGACATTGCCGGTTCCTACCAGAATCTATTAGAAAGTATTAACTTAGGAGTTTGGAGCCTAAATTTTAATTCTGGCCTTTCCACTGATCAGCTGTGTAATTCAGCGCAGGTTGTAACCTTTctgaatctattttcttccttttgcatgTTTTCTTGAGGTCTAAATGAAATAGCTATAAAGGAGACAAAACCGTATAGTGCTAGAAAACTGTAAGTTAATAtgacagattatttttatttttttatttttttgggactGATGCGGACcttgtcgcccagggtggaatacaatggcacgatctcgattcattgcaacctccacttcccaggttcaagcgattctcctgcctcagcctactgagtagctggaattacaggcgtaagccagcatgcccagctaattattgtatttttagtagagacggtgtttcaccatgttggccaggctcatctggaactcctgacctcaggtgattcacccgcctgggcctcccaaagagctcCCCCAGCCagattgtttaaataaatataataattattatgtttaCCTTAAGGCAACGTTACTATCTGCCACTTTCTCTCCCCTACCTCTGAAGTAAACTTGAGGGCAGGAatcatgtcttattcatctttgtctCTTAGTTTgcttctggcacatagtaggtaatcaataaatgtttctttttcttttttcttttctttccttttctttctctctctctcttttttttttttttttttttttttttgagacagggtctgactctgtggcccaggctggagtgcagtgctgcaatctcgggtcactgcaacctctgcctccgcctcctgggttcaagtgattctcgtgcctcagcctccccagtagctgggattacaggcacatgccaccacggccggctaattttttctatttttagtagagatggggtttcgccacgttggccaggttggtctcaaactcctgacctcaggtgatccacccaccttgaccttccaaagtgctgggattacaggcgtgagccactgtgccagaccaCTAAATGTTTCTtgagtgaataaacaaacatAAGGAATTTTCAAAGGAATTCTGGAGGTCCTGTCTCAGCTGAGAAAAGCCTATGGAAGGAAAAGCCATTCGTAGTACCTGCTTCAACCACGTGGTCCATTGTGGGAAACCTTTTGTACACAGCAGTGCTCACCGAGCGAAAGATGAGCAGGGAGGTGAGATTGACGTAACGCATCAGCGTCCTTCTAAGCAGGCGCCCGTGCTCGTCGCTTCCATGAACACTGCTGGAGATGAGGAACATTAGCCTGTCTGGCCAGGGCAAATTCACAAACTGGTTCCACCATCGGTTCACTACCAGAGTAACATAAAACCCTGTAGAATAACAGGAAATTATAAAGCAGTTTCTTACAGCAGACACGTTGGTGACACTGATGCTTTTAGCTGAATTTTAGCCTTTTTAGAGGTTGGAGGACAAAAATATGTTATTATCCATATCTTCTGATTTTGCCttccagaaaaaaatgtcatttgtgCCTGGCAATGCCTAAGCACCCTATAAGTGGGTGTTAGATCTCAAATATTGACTGCAAAAATGGAGAGTTAGTGAAGAGAAAGCTTAAATATCCAATAGCAGATTATTTCCTCAAACTTGTTTGGTGTTAATTTAGCAAAAGCAGCCGTGAAGGCAAACCTTATGGATGATTCCGGTTCTATTGCAAGCGGTGGCTTTTCAGGCAT carries:
- the BEST3 gene encoding bestrophin-3 isoform X2 codes for the protein MFLISSSVHGSDEHGRLLRRTLMRYVNLTSLLIFRSVSTAVYKRFPTMDHVVEAERTGIKPILPSSFEMQSF